The following coding sequences are from one Achromobacter sp. B7 window:
- a CDS encoding YicC/YloC family endoribonuclease → MIRSMTAFGNARADLEQGTLAIELRSVNSRFLDLYFRLPDELRHVETPLRELLTANLARGKVEIRVSFTRNASTDLSKLDPTWLESLAEQLQAARRIVPDIAPPRLVELFNWPGQRGNDALDPQVWGAACLQAAQQALTQLQEGRAREGERLAGMMRECADGVARVVDIVQAHLPQLLSDHRDKLAAKLRESVESAFPGGFTHISGTELSERLSQEANLFALRIDVAEELSRLRSHLEELRHLLTDGGGKSASGKKNAGSAGKRLDFLFQEMNREANTLGSKAGSMEVTRAAMDLKLLIEQMREQAQNIE, encoded by the coding sequence ATGATTCGCAGCATGACCGCATTCGGCAACGCCCGAGCAGACCTAGAACAAGGCACGCTTGCCATTGAACTGCGCAGCGTCAACAGCCGCTTCCTTGATTTGTATTTCCGCTTGCCCGACGAGTTGCGGCACGTTGAAACGCCGCTGCGCGAACTGCTGACCGCCAACCTGGCGCGCGGCAAGGTCGAGATCCGGGTGTCATTCACGCGCAACGCCAGCACCGACCTGTCCAAGCTGGACCCGACGTGGCTGGAAAGCCTGGCCGAGCAGTTGCAGGCCGCCCGCCGCATCGTTCCCGACATCGCGCCCCCCCGGCTGGTGGAATTATTCAACTGGCCCGGCCAACGCGGCAACGACGCGTTGGACCCGCAGGTGTGGGGCGCGGCCTGCCTGCAAGCGGCGCAGCAAGCGCTGACCCAATTGCAGGAGGGCCGCGCGCGCGAAGGCGAACGCCTGGCGGGCATGATGCGCGAATGCGCCGACGGCGTCGCCCGCGTGGTCGACATCGTGCAGGCGCATCTGCCGCAACTGCTGTCGGACCACCGCGACAAGCTGGCCGCCAAGCTTCGCGAAAGTGTGGAATCGGCCTTCCCTGGCGGCTTCACGCACATCTCGGGCACCGAGCTGTCCGAACGCCTGTCGCAAGAAGCCAACCTGTTTGCCTTGCGTATCGACGTTGCGGAAGAACTGTCGCGGCTGCGTTCGCACCTGGAAGAATTGCGTCACCTGCTGACCGACGGCGGCGGCAAGTCCGCATCGGGTAAGAAAAACGCCGGCAGCGCGGGCAAGCGCCTGGATTTTCTGTTCCAGGAAATGAACCGCGAAGCCAATACGCTGGGTTCCAAGGCAGGCAGCATGGAGGTCACCCGCGCCGCCATGGACCTGAAACTGCTGATCGAACAGATGCGCGAACAGGCGCAGAACATCGAATAA
- the rph gene encoding ribonuclease PH, whose translation MTTTPTIARPSGRAVDELRPFSLERGFTRYAEGSVLVKAGDTHVLCTASVLEKVPPFLKGKGEGWVTAEYGMLPRATHTRGDREAARGKQSGRTQEIQRLIGRSLRAVFDMRALGERTLHLDCDVLQADGGTRCASITGAWVAAADAVALLMKRGDLAVNPIRDAVAAVSVGLVQGRSVLDLDYQEDSACDADVNVIMTGSGAFVEVQGTGEGATFTRAELDTMLVLAENGIASLVRAQRAALV comes from the coding sequence GTGACCACTACGCCCACCATCGCCCGTCCGTCCGGCCGCGCTGTAGACGAACTGCGGCCGTTCAGCCTGGAACGCGGCTTTACGCGCTATGCCGAAGGCTCGGTGCTGGTCAAGGCCGGCGACACCCACGTGCTGTGTACCGCCAGCGTGCTGGAAAAAGTACCGCCGTTCCTGAAGGGCAAGGGCGAAGGCTGGGTCACGGCGGAATACGGCATGCTGCCGCGCGCCACCCATACGCGTGGCGACCGCGAGGCGGCCCGTGGCAAGCAAAGTGGCCGCACACAGGAAATCCAACGCCTGATCGGCCGCAGCCTGCGCGCCGTCTTCGACATGCGCGCACTGGGCGAACGCACGCTGCATCTGGATTGCGACGTGTTGCAAGCCGACGGCGGCACGCGCTGTGCCAGCATTACCGGCGCGTGGGTGGCGGCGGCCGATGCCGTCGCCTTGCTGATGAAGCGTGGCGACCTGGCCGTCAACCCGATCCGCGATGCGGTTGCCGCCGTGTCGGTGGGCTTGGTGCAAGGGCGTTCAGTGCTGGACCTGGACTACCAGGAAGATTCCGCGTGCGATGCCGACGTCAACGTCATCATGACGGGCAGCGGGGCCTTTGTTGAAGTGCAGGGCACCGGCGAAGGCGCCACGTTCACCCGCGCCGAATTGGACACCATGCTGGTGCTGGCCGAAAACGGCATCGCCAGCCTGGTCCGTGCCCAGCGCGCGGCGTTGGTGTAA
- a CDS encoding C40 family peptidase gives MTPPTRKVRFASFRIPVFLSAPLFALTLSWLPNAAQASLPTEQARPTLSGLRLAQEPTVPTLSERVVQAGLDAIGTPYSWGGDDAEGFDCSGLVLYVFREIAGLELPRTARAQRSEGKSVPNKKELRPGDLVFFATRGRGVTSHVGIYIGQNKFVHAPRRGTKVRVDEMKNPYWTKRYVGARRYLDTTQGQMLAQASR, from the coding sequence ATGACTCCGCCCACGCGAAAAGTCCGATTTGCCAGTTTCCGCATTCCCGTTTTCCTGTCAGCCCCCCTCTTTGCACTGACCCTTTCGTGGCTGCCCAACGCCGCCCAGGCGTCACTGCCCACCGAACAAGCCCGCCCGACGCTTAGCGGCCTGCGCCTGGCGCAAGAGCCCACCGTTCCCACCCTGAGTGAACGCGTCGTGCAGGCCGGCCTGGACGCCATTGGCACCCCGTACAGCTGGGGTGGCGATGACGCCGAAGGTTTTGATTGCAGCGGCCTGGTGCTGTACGTATTCCGCGAAATCGCCGGTCTTGAACTGCCCCGCACGGCGCGTGCCCAGCGCAGCGAAGGCAAATCCGTGCCCAACAAAAAAGAACTGCGTCCCGGCGACCTGGTATTTTTTGCCACGCGCGGTCGCGGCGTCACCTCGCACGTCGGCATCTATATTGGCCAGAACAAATTCGTTCATGCTCCCCGCCGTGGCACGAAAGTGCGCGTTGACGAGATGAAGAACCCGTACTGGACGAAGCGCTACGTTGGCGCCCGCCGTTATCTGGACACCACGCAAGGCCAGATGCTGGCCCAGGCGTCGCGATAA
- a CDS encoding AMP nucleosidase has product MMNAVHPVSSMNRPDALPFEPFQDARAAVARLAEIYARNTAFLRAAFREVLKEGAKEHAKEGAKEGANEGAKEGSGTAPERARAYYPAIRIVVETYDPIDTRLSYGHVAEPGIYQTTITQPELFRDYLIEQVGQLLQNHRVAVEVGESDSPIPLHFAFPEGAYVEGEHLEALKRPLRDLFDVPDLAVTDDAIVNGSWRGKNGEPKPLAPFTAQRVDYSLHRLQHYTSTAPAHFQNFVLFTNYQFYVDEFCARARALMASGNEDYEMLVEPGNRITRRGENGPGDEGQGVRLPQMPAYHLVRGDHSGITLVNIGVGPSNAKTITDHIAVLRPHAWLMLGHCAGLRDSQRLGDYVLAHGYVREDHVLDADLPTWVPVPALAEVQVALEQAVQEVAGLSGWDLKRIMRTGTVATIDNRNWELRDHVELVERFAQSRAIALDMESATIAANGFRFRVPYGTLLCVSDKPLHGELKLPGMASVFYRRQVNQHLEIGIRALERLRDMPPERLHSRKLRTFMETAFQ; this is encoded by the coding sequence ATGATGAATGCAGTACACCCCGTGTCTTCCATGAACCGGCCCGATGCCTTGCCCTTTGAACCCTTTCAGGACGCCCGCGCCGCCGTCGCCCGGCTGGCCGAGATCTACGCGCGCAACACGGCATTCCTGCGGGCGGCATTTCGCGAGGTGCTGAAGGAAGGGGCGAAAGAGCACGCAAAGGAAGGCGCAAAGGAAGGCGCCAACGAGGGCGCGAAGGAAGGCAGCGGCACCGCGCCTGAGCGTGCGCGGGCCTACTACCCGGCGATCCGTATCGTGGTGGAAACCTACGACCCCATCGACACTCGCTTGTCGTACGGCCACGTGGCCGAACCCGGCATCTACCAAACCACCATTACCCAGCCCGAACTGTTTCGCGACTACCTGATCGAGCAGGTCGGCCAGCTGCTGCAAAACCATCGCGTCGCGGTCGAAGTCGGCGAGTCCGATTCGCCCATCCCGCTGCATTTCGCCTTCCCGGAAGGCGCGTATGTCGAGGGCGAGCACCTTGAAGCCTTAAAGCGTCCGCTACGCGACCTGTTTGACGTGCCCGACTTGGCCGTTACCGACGACGCCATCGTCAACGGTTCCTGGCGCGGCAAGAACGGCGAGCCCAAGCCGCTTGCTCCGTTCACCGCCCAGCGCGTTGACTACTCTTTGCACCGTTTGCAGCACTACACGTCAACCGCGCCGGCGCATTTTCAGAACTTTGTGCTGTTCACCAATTACCAGTTCTACGTCGACGAATTCTGCGCGCGCGCCCGTGCGCTGATGGCCAGCGGCAACGAGGACTACGAGATGCTGGTAGAGCCCGGCAACCGTATTACCCGGCGCGGCGAAAACGGCCCGGGCGACGAAGGCCAGGGCGTGCGCCTGCCGCAAATGCCCGCCTATCACCTGGTGCGCGGCGACCATTCCGGCATCACGCTGGTCAATATCGGCGTGGGTCCGTCCAACGCCAAGACCATCACCGACCACATTGCCGTGCTGCGTCCGCATGCCTGGCTGATGCTGGGCCATTGCGCCGGCCTGCGGGATTCCCAGCGTTTAGGCGACTACGTGCTGGCGCACGGCTATGTCCGCGAAGACCATGTGCTGGATGCCGATCTGCCCACCTGGGTGCCGGTGCCCGCGCTGGCCGAAGTGCAGGTGGCGCTGGAACAGGCGGTGCAGGAAGTGGCGGGGCTGTCGGGCTGGGACTTGAAGCGCATCATGCGTACAGGCACCGTGGCCACCATCGACAATCGCAACTGGGAACTGCGCGACCACGTTGAACTGGTGGAACGTTTTGCGCAGTCGCGGGCGATTGCGCTGGACATGGAATCGGCCACCATTGCCGCCAACGGTTTCCGCTTCCGGGTGCCGTATGGCACGTTACTGTGCGTGTCAGACAAGCCCCTGCATGGCGAACTAAAACTGCCCGGAATGGCCAGCGTGTTCTATCGCCGGCAGGTCAACCAGCATCTTGAAATTGGCATCCGCGCCCTGGAGCGCCTGCGGGACATGCCGCCGGAACGCCTGCATTCCCGCAAGCTGCGCACCTTCATGGAAACGGCCTTCCAGTAG
- the gmk gene encoding guanylate kinase, which yields MYANPGNVFMVVAPSGAGKSSLVKALLAQDPSIELSISCTTRAPRPGEEDGREYRFVSTDDFKEMRDGQNLLEWAEVHGNFYGTPRDRIDTATREGRDVLLEIDWQGARQVKQRFPGAIGIFVLPPSIEELESRLKARGQDAPQVIARRLMAAGGEIAHAPECEYVIINQEFSVALSELIQIVSAARLRFSSQAARHAQLFSQLGIPAEH from the coding sequence ATGTACGCCAATCCCGGAAACGTCTTCATGGTCGTCGCCCCCAGCGGCGCGGGCAAATCCAGCCTGGTGAAGGCCTTGCTAGCGCAAGACCCTTCCATCGAACTTTCCATCTCGTGCACCACGCGCGCGCCTCGCCCCGGCGAAGAAGACGGCCGCGAATATCGCTTTGTCTCGACGGACGATTTCAAAGAGATGCGCGACGGGCAAAACCTGCTGGAATGGGCCGAAGTACATGGTAATTTTTACGGTACGCCGCGCGACCGTATCGACACCGCAACGCGCGAAGGCCGCGACGTGCTGCTGGAAATCGATTGGCAAGGCGCGCGTCAGGTAAAGCAGCGTTTTCCGGGCGCAATCGGCATTTTCGTGCTGCCGCCGTCGATCGAAGAATTGGAAAGCCGCTTGAAGGCGCGGGGCCAGGATGCGCCGCAAGTGATCGCGCGGCGGCTCATGGCGGCGGGCGGCGAAATCGCCCACGCGCCTGAATGCGAATATGTTATTATTAATCAAGAATTTAGCGTAGCCTTGTCGGAGCTGATACAAATCGTCAGTGCCGCAAGGCTGCGCTTTTCGTCTCAGGCCGCCCGGCACGCTCAGTTGTTCTCGCAACTTGGCATCCCTGCCGAGCATTGA
- a CDS encoding c-type cytochrome, translating to MTPVSTRTATSDNVREAAVKAESAITSGAITSGAIRRAVLAGAAALGLLAAANAPAAEPRPAFTPPSASSLPDTEFGKIVRQGEQIFLHTPQMAGKFVGNDLTCASCHLDAGRRPDSAPMWAAYVLYPAYRAKNEHVNTLAERLQGCFRFSMNGKAPAADDSTLVALQSYMFWLASKAPTGVVLQGQGYRKLPAPAQKADYVRGSEVYGQYCAVCHGAEGQGQKNGKHWVFPALWGADSFNWGAGMHQIGNAAGFIKANMPLGQAGMLSDQEAWDVAYFMNAHERPQDPRYKDSVAATRAKYHDSDDSLYGIEVNGHLLGSDSPAPGGKLIQAATKPAS from the coding sequence ATGACGCCTGTATCCACCCGGACTGCCACGTCCGACAACGTGCGCGAAGCCGCCGTCAAGGCCGAGTCGGCCATCACGTCCGGCGCCATCACGTCGGGCGCAATTCGCCGCGCCGTGCTTGCGGGCGCCGCCGCGCTGGGGCTGCTTGCCGCCGCAAATGCGCCGGCCGCCGAACCGCGCCCGGCCTTCACACCGCCCTCGGCATCGTCGCTGCCCGACACCGAATTCGGCAAGATCGTGCGCCAAGGCGAGCAGATTTTCCTGCACACCCCGCAAATGGCAGGCAAATTCGTGGGCAACGACCTGACCTGCGCCAGCTGCCATCTGGATGCCGGCCGCCGCCCGGACTCGGCGCCGATGTGGGCCGCGTACGTGCTGTATCCGGCCTATCGCGCCAAGAACGAACACGTCAACACGCTTGCGGAACGCCTGCAGGGCTGCTTTCGTTTCAGCATGAACGGCAAGGCCCCGGCGGCGGACGATTCCACGCTGGTCGCGTTGCAAAGCTACATGTTCTGGCTGGCCAGCAAAGCGCCCACGGGCGTCGTCCTGCAAGGCCAGGGATATCGCAAACTGCCCGCGCCGGCGCAGAAGGCCGACTACGTGCGCGGCAGCGAGGTCTATGGGCAGTACTGTGCGGTTTGCCATGGCGCAGAAGGCCAGGGCCAAAAGAACGGCAAGCACTGGGTCTTCCCGGCGTTGTGGGGCGCCGATTCGTTTAACTGGGGCGCGGGCATGCACCAGATCGGCAACGCGGCCGGCTTCATCAAGGCCAACATGCCGCTGGGGCAAGCCGGCATGCTGAGCGACCAAGAAGCCTGGGACGTGGCCTACTTCATGAATGCGCACGAACGGCCGCAAGACCCGCGTTACAAGGATTCGGTTGCGGCAACCCGGGCCAAATACCATGACTCCGACGACTCGCTTTACGGCATCGAAGTCAACGGGCACCTGTTGGGTAGCGATTCCCCGGCACCGGGCGGCAAGTTGATCCAGGCGGCGACCAAACCGGCCAGCTAG
- a CDS encoding LysR family transcriptional regulator — translation MFRKTFLPPVANLLAFEAVARRNSVSRAADELHLTQSAVSRQIHQLETQLGVTMFHRVRQRVVLSDAGRAYASEVRILLHQLSEATRRTMACTRRDQLNLAVLPTLGTRWLIPRLGDFMARKPEVTINFTSRTLPFEFSQEPFDAAIHFGAPYWAGAVCEYLMHEEVIAVSSPRYQRLHGIRHIADLSNVVLLHQTSRPAQWASWFDQHGASAARAMQGPQFEQASMLAQAAASSLGAALLPRFLVERELDTGELIQLFPQALSSADAYYFVYPHTQAESPLVREFGAWMLEQCRVAP, via the coding sequence ATGTTCCGCAAGACCTTTCTGCCGCCCGTCGCCAACCTGCTGGCCTTCGAAGCAGTCGCCCGGCGCAACAGCGTGTCGCGCGCGGCGGACGAACTTCACCTGACCCAAAGCGCCGTATCGCGCCAGATCCACCAGCTTGAAACCCAGCTGGGCGTGACGATGTTCCACCGCGTGCGCCAGCGCGTGGTCCTAAGCGATGCCGGCCGCGCCTACGCGTCCGAGGTGCGCATCCTGTTGCACCAGCTGTCAGAAGCCACCCGCCGCACCATGGCCTGCACGCGCCGCGACCAGCTCAATCTGGCGGTGCTGCCCACGCTGGGCACCCGCTGGCTGATTCCGCGCCTGGGGGATTTCATGGCCCGCAAGCCCGAAGTCACCATCAACTTCACGTCGCGCACCCTGCCCTTTGAGTTCTCGCAAGAGCCGTTTGACGCGGCCATCCATTTCGGCGCGCCTTACTGGGCCGGCGCCGTGTGCGAGTACCTGATGCACGAAGAGGTCATCGCCGTCAGCAGCCCGCGCTATCAACGCTTGCACGGTATCCGGCACATCGCGGACTTGTCCAACGTCGTGCTGCTGCACCAGACGTCCCGCCCCGCACAATGGGCCTCGTGGTTTGACCAACACGGCGCCAGCGCGGCGCGCGCCATGCAGGGCCCTCAGTTCGAGCAGGCATCCATGCTGGCGCAAGCGGCCGCCTCCAGCTTGGGCGCGGCCTTGTTGCCGCGCTTTCTGGTGGAACGCGAACTGGACACCGGCGAACTCATCCAGCTGTTTCCCCAAGCGCTCAGCAGCGCCGACGCCTACTACTTCGTCTATCCCCATACCCAGGCCGAATCGCCGCTGGTGCGCGAATTTGGCGCCTGGATGCTGGAGCAGTGCCGCGTGGCGCCGTAA
- a CDS encoding amino acid permease, which produces MRRTLSARHLTMIAVGGSIGTGLFVASGATIARAGPGGALLGYVLIGVMVYFLMTSLGELAAAMPVSGSFSTYGARYVEDGFGFALGWNYWYNWAVTVAVDLVAAQLVMAYWFPDVPGFYWSALFLAITFGLNAMSARGFGEAEFWFALIKVVAVLGFVAMGVMMLLGIIRGGETGGLANWTVGDAPFAGGFAALIGVAMVVGFSFQGTELIGIAAGESKDPARNLPRAVRQVFWRILLFYVMAILVIGLLIPYTDPHLLRNDVEDISVSPFALIFERAGLLGAASVMNAVVLTSVLSAGNSGMYAATRMLYSLAREGKAPRIFGRISRNGVPLWALLATTVVAALCFFTFIFSPNAVYIWLLNTSGMTGFIAWLGIAISHYRFRRGYVKQGHSLADLPYVSPFFPFGPIFAFVLCLIITLGQNYQAFLQDRIDWGGVVATYIGIPLFLLIWLGYRVTRGSRFISYRDMRFPDARARSEYLDSALRGEPAAGEAR; this is translated from the coding sequence CTGCGGCGCACCTTGTCCGCGCGCCATCTGACAATGATCGCGGTGGGCGGGTCCATCGGCACCGGCCTGTTCGTGGCGTCCGGCGCCACCATTGCGCGCGCCGGCCCCGGCGGTGCGCTGCTGGGCTATGTGCTGATCGGCGTCATGGTCTATTTTCTGATGACCAGCCTGGGCGAACTGGCCGCCGCCATGCCCGTGTCGGGCTCGTTCTCCACCTATGGCGCGCGCTACGTCGAAGACGGTTTCGGCTTCGCGCTGGGCTGGAACTATTGGTACAACTGGGCAGTGACGGTGGCCGTGGACCTGGTGGCGGCGCAGCTGGTCATGGCCTACTGGTTTCCCGACGTGCCCGGCTTCTACTGGAGCGCCTTGTTTTTGGCCATCACCTTCGGCCTGAACGCGATGTCGGCGCGCGGTTTCGGCGAAGCGGAATTCTGGTTCGCGCTGATCAAGGTCGTGGCGGTGCTGGGTTTCGTCGCGATGGGCGTGATGATGCTGCTGGGCATCATCCGTGGCGGCGAAACGGGAGGGTTGGCGAATTGGACGGTGGGCGACGCGCCCTTCGCGGGCGGCTTTGCCGCACTGATCGGCGTGGCGATGGTGGTGGGCTTTTCGTTCCAGGGCACCGAATTGATCGGCATTGCCGCGGGCGAATCCAAGGACCCCGCGCGCAACCTGCCGCGCGCCGTGCGCCAGGTTTTCTGGCGCATCCTGCTGTTCTACGTCATGGCCATCCTGGTGATCGGCCTGCTGATCCCGTACACCGATCCGCACCTGCTGCGTAACGATGTCGAAGACATCAGCGTCAGTCCGTTCGCGCTGATCTTCGAACGCGCGGGCTTGCTGGGCGCGGCCTCCGTCATGAACGCCGTGGTGCTCACTTCGGTGCTGTCCGCGGGCAATTCGGGCATGTACGCCGCCACGCGCATGCTGTACAGCTTGGCCCGCGAGGGCAAGGCACCGCGCATTTTTGGTCGCATTTCGCGTAACGGCGTCCCGCTGTGGGCGCTGCTGGCGACCACCGTCGTGGCCGCCTTGTGCTTCTTCACGTTTATCTTCAGCCCGAACGCGGTCTACATCTGGCTGCTGAACACCTCGGGCATGACGGGTTTCATCGCCTGGCTGGGCATCGCCATCAGTCATTACCGGTTCCGGCGTGGCTACGTCAAACAAGGTCACAGCCTGGCTGACCTGCCGTACGTGTCGCCGTTCTTTCCCTTCGGTCCGATTTTTGCCTTTGTACTGTGCCTGATCATCACGCTGGGCCAGAACTACCAGGCGTTCCTGCAGGACCGTATTGACTGGGGCGGCGTGGTGGCCACGTATATCGGCATCCCGCTGTTCCTGTTGATCTGGCTGGGGTATCGCGTGACGCGCGGCTCGCGTTTCATCAGCTACCGCGACATGCGTTTCCCGGATGCGCGGGCGCGCAGCGAATATCTGGATTCCGCCTTGCGAGGCGAACCGGCGGCAGGCGAGGCGCGTTAG
- a CDS encoding SDR family oxidoreductase: protein MHANEIEPPRVALVTGAGTGIGRAVALEFLAQGYRVVLAGRRRDPLEATRTAAGEDGVRALVVPTDVSDEHAVRDLFDTTQREYGRLDVLFNNAGRGAPAMPIEELPVSVWREVVDTNLTGMFLCAQAAIRVMKGQTPQGGRIINNGSISAHAPRPFSIAYTATKHAVTGLTKSISLDCRPYGIACGQIDIGNAATDMTERMANGILQADGSTKVEPRMDVAHVAQAVAAMARLPLDANVQFMTIMATNMPFVGRG, encoded by the coding sequence ATGCACGCAAACGAGATCGAACCACCACGCGTGGCCCTGGTAACCGGTGCAGGGACGGGAATTGGCCGCGCCGTGGCGCTGGAATTTCTGGCGCAGGGCTATCGCGTCGTGCTGGCGGGACGCCGCCGCGACCCGCTGGAAGCTACCCGCACGGCGGCGGGCGAAGACGGCGTGCGAGCGCTGGTGGTGCCGACCGACGTCTCGGACGAGCATGCGGTGCGTGATCTTTTCGACACGACGCAGCGTGAATATGGCCGGCTGGATGTGCTGTTTAACAATGCCGGCCGCGGCGCGCCCGCCATGCCTATCGAAGAACTGCCCGTGTCGGTGTGGCGCGAAGTCGTCGACACCAATCTGACCGGCATGTTCCTGTGCGCGCAAGCGGCTATCCGCGTGATGAAGGGGCAAACGCCGCAGGGCGGTCGCATTATTAACAACGGGTCGATTTCGGCGCATGCGCCGCGTCCGTTCTCGATTGCCTACACGGCAACCAAGCACGCCGTGACCGGCCTGACCAAATCGATTTCGCTGGATTGCCGGCCGTATGGCATCGCCTGCGGGCAGATCGACATCGGCAATGCCGCCACCGACATGACCGAGCGCATGGCCAACGGCATCTTGCAGGCCGACGGCAGCACCAAGGTCGAACCGCGCATGGACGTCGCGCACGTGGCGCAGGCCGTTGCCGCCATGGCGCGCCTGCCGCTGGACGCGAATGTGCAGTTCATGACCATCATGGCCACCAACATGCCCTTCGTGGGCCGGGGCTGA
- a CDS encoding c-type cytochrome yields the protein MTPRSLPAALLLSLTGVAAAQAQGAAGPDGKQISMQGANGAPACVTCHGARGEGNPAAGFPQLAGIGAKYLTEQLQAMANGSRVSPVMAATAKALNAEQQAAVARYYASLPSPLNIDRLAATAMNPVTPADTGAWLATRGAWDKNVPACNQCHGPGGIGVGENFPGLAGQPAAYIAGQLRAWRQGQRPPGPLALMPAVATRLTDAEIDAVSAYYAGLPKAADLLAAQAPAVPGARP from the coding sequence ATGACCCCACGGTCTTTACCCGCCGCGTTGCTCTTGAGTCTGACGGGCGTTGCTGCCGCACAGGCGCAGGGCGCGGCTGGTCCCGACGGCAAGCAGATCAGTATGCAAGGCGCGAACGGCGCGCCTGCCTGTGTGACCTGTCACGGCGCACGCGGTGAAGGCAACCCCGCTGCGGGGTTCCCGCAGTTGGCGGGCATCGGCGCCAAGTATCTGACCGAACAACTGCAAGCCATGGCTAACGGGTCGCGAGTAAGCCCGGTCATGGCGGCAACCGCCAAGGCGCTGAACGCCGAGCAGCAGGCGGCGGTGGCGCGCTATTACGCGTCATTGCCCTCGCCTTTGAACATCGACCGTTTGGCGGCCACGGCGATGAATCCCGTAACGCCGGCCGACACGGGGGCCTGGTTGGCGACGCGTGGGGCGTGGGACAAAAACGTCCCGGCCTGTAATCAGTGCCACGGCCCCGGCGGCATCGGCGTGGGCGAGAATTTCCCTGGTCTGGCCGGCCAGCCGGCCGCGTACATCGCGGGTCAATTGCGGGCCTGGCGCCAAGGTCAACGCCCGCCCGGACCGCTTGCCTTGATGCCGGCGGTGGCAACACGGCTGACCGATGCCGAAATCGATGCCGTTTCGGCCTACTACGCCGGCCTGCCCAAGGCCGCTGATTTACTGGCCGCGCAAGCACCGGCCGTGCCGGGAGCCCGCCCATGA
- a CDS encoding FAD-binding oxidoreductase, which yields MQRVVIIGGGAVGSSIAYFLSQTPDAFDVTVLERDPTYAQASSALSASSIRQQFSTPVNIGMSQMGIAFLRDLAATLYVDDPAPDIGLTEPGYLYLASAAGCATLRSNYDTQRSQGVDVALLEPVQLQARFPWLNTADLALGALGLSGEGWFDGYGLMQALRKKAIAQGATYRRAQAVGLLRDGARVNGVWTSDGAALPCDVAVNAAGPWAARVAQWAGIALPVRARRRTVFSFSCPQALPHCPLLIDPSGIWFRPDGDKFLCGYSPDAADDADDLPLDAQLDAFDNHVWPALAARVPAFEAVRVRSAWAGYYEMNVFDHNAIIGAHPDCPNLYFANGFSGHGLQQAPATGRGIAELLRYGAYRSLDLSPLSFQRVLDNRPLLEKNII from the coding sequence TTGCAACGCGTCGTCATCATTGGCGGAGGTGCCGTTGGCAGCTCTATCGCCTACTTTCTAAGCCAAACTCCGGACGCTTTTGACGTCACGGTGCTGGAACGTGACCCGACGTACGCCCAGGCTTCGTCCGCGCTATCGGCCAGTTCCATTCGTCAGCAGTTCTCGACGCCCGTCAATATCGGCATGTCGCAAATGGGCATTGCGTTCCTGCGCGACCTGGCCGCTACCTTGTATGTGGACGATCCGGCGCCCGATATCGGCTTGACCGAGCCCGGCTATCTGTACCTGGCCAGCGCCGCCGGCTGCGCCACGCTGCGTAGCAACTACGACACGCAGCGCTCGCAAGGCGTCGACGTCGCCTTGCTCGAGCCGGTTCAATTGCAAGCGCGATTCCCGTGGCTCAATACTGCCGACTTGGCGCTGGGCGCGCTGGGCTTGTCCGGCGAAGGCTGGTTCGATGGCTACGGGTTGATGCAGGCGCTACGCAAGAAGGCGATCGCGCAAGGCGCAACGTACCGGCGCGCGCAAGCGGTGGGCTTGCTGCGCGACGGCGCACGCGTGAACGGGGTTTGGACAAGCGACGGCGCCGCGCTGCCCTGCGATGTGGCCGTCAACGCGGCAGGCCCGTGGGCGGCACGCGTGGCCCAATGGGCTGGCATAGCGTTGCCCGTGCGCGCCCGCCGGCGTACCGTGTTCAGCTTCAGCTGCCCGCAGGCGCTGCCGCACTGCCCCTTGCTGATCGACCCGTCGGGCATCTGGTTTCGTCCGGACGGCGACAAATTTCTGTGCGGTTATTCGCCTGACGCCGCGGACGACGCCGACGACTTGCCGCTTGACGCCCAGCTCGATGCGTTCGACAACCACGTCTGGCCAGCGCTTGCGGCCCGGGTGCCCGCGTTCGAGGCCGTGCGCGTGCGCAGCGCCTGGGCCGGTTATTACGAAATGAACGTGTTCGACCACAACGCCATCATCGGCGCCCATCCCGATTGCCCCAACCTGTATTTCGCCAACGGCTTTTCCGGCCATGGGCTTCAGCAAGCGCCCGCTACCGGACGAGGCATCGCAGAGCTGCTACGGTACGGCGCCTACCGCAGCCTGGACTTGTCTCCCTTGTCGTTCCAGCGCGTTCTGGACAACCGCCCCCTGCTTGAAAAGAACATCATCTAA